In Gavia stellata isolate bGavSte3 unplaced genomic scaffold, bGavSte3.hap2 HAP2_SCAFFOLD_104, whole genome shotgun sequence, a single genomic region encodes these proteins:
- the LOC132320935 gene encoding PHD finger protein 7-like, whose product MFAMKQQDPDSREQACMLCRRAEADPDICGCKTTKKGLCAHTYCLFLASGLFLQERRNGFLVEDTRRAIQEAAQKRCFVCGEMGATITCREKGCDCSFHLPCASEGECVTQFFGLYRSFCWKHRPKQAVQATPEQSSTCIICLDPVEDKKSYRTMVCPACQHAWFHRSCIQKQAIHAGVCFRCLHCQDKDLFVMEMLTMGIRVSKRQPSWESDQAFGLVYQRHILCSARKCLCPRGREQAEEEGSWQLLLCSSCAAEGIHRCCSYLWNGTTTWECDCCAGLGTASSDNSELASCSTASQAAAGLSHSSLVYESSRPSTITQAPLGPSHRSPVPESSSRSSHPGPDRIRHRSRLQRRAQKPYSRPGKHRGTSCVPAPSAEPRSPSTAEQVTEGLLLGTLALERSRSTSARQAASGLSCGALALKTSSRSSNPGPDRIRHRSRLHRQAQKPYSRPGKHRGTSCVPAPSAEPRSPSTAEQVTEGLLLGTLALERSRSTSARQVASGLSCGALALETSSRSSHLGPDRIRHHSRLKRRAQKPYSRPGRRC is encoded by the exons ATGTTTGCCATGAAGCAGCAGGACCCCGACTCGAGGGAGCAAG CATGCATGCTGTGTCGCCGGGCAGAGGCTGACCCAGATATCTGTGGGtgcaaaacaacaaagaaagggCTCTGTGCCCACACCTATTGCCTG tttctTGCCAGCGGGCTTTTTCTGCAAGAGCGCAGGAACGGGTTTCTTGTTGAGGACACCAGACGCGCAATCCAGGAGGCAGCCCAGAAG CGCTGCTTCGTTTGCGGCGAGATGGGCGCCACCATCACCTGCCGGGAGAAGGGGTGTGACTgcagcttccatctcccctgcGCCTCAGAGGGCGAGTGTGTCACCCAGTTCTTCGGGCTGTACAG gtccttctgctggAAGCACCGCCCAAAGCAGGCAGTGCAGGCCactccagagcagagcagcacctgCATCATCTGCTTGGACCCTGTGGAGGACAAAAAGTCCTACCGCACCATGGTGTGCCCAGCATGCCAACACGCCTGGTTCCACCGGAGCTGCATCCAGAAGCAGGCTATCCATGCTGGCGTCTGCTTCCGCTGCTTGCATTGCCAAGACAAAGATCTTTTTGTGATGGAAATGCTCACCATGGGGATTCGAGTCTCCAAGAG ACAACCATCATGGGAGAGCGACCAAGCCTTTGGACTGGTATATCAGAGGCACATCCTCTGCAGCGCCCGCAAGTGCCTTTGCCcgagaggcagggagcaggcagaggaagaggg GTCCTGGCAACTGCTCCTGTGCAGCTCTTGTGCTGCCGAAGGCATCCACCGGTGCTGCTCCTACTTGTGGAATGGCACAACCACCTGGGAGTGTGATtgctgtgctggcctgggcacTG CCTCCAGTGACAATTCAGAGCTTGCCAGCTGCAGCACCGCCAGCCAGGCGGCAGCAGGGCtttcccacagctccctggTGTATGAGAGCAGCAGGCCCAGCACCATCACCCAGGCACCCCTGGGGCCATCCCACAGGTCCCCagtgcctgaaagcagcagccgctccagccACCCTGGGCCAGACCGGATCCGACACCGCTCGCGGTTACAACGTCGAGCGCAAAAGCCGTACAGCCGGCCTGGAAAACACCGTGGGACCAGCTGTGTGCCAGCCCCAAGTGCTGAGCCCAGAAGCCCCAGCACTGCCGAGCAGGTGACAGAGGGGCTCCTCCTTGGCACCCTGGCACTCGAGAGGAGCCGCTCCACCTCCGCCAGGCAGGCGGCATCAGGGCTGTCCTGTGGCGCTCTGGCGCTCAAGACCAGCAGCCGCTCCAGCAACCCTGGGCCAGACCGGATCCGACACCGCTCACGGTTACACCGTCAAGCGCAAAAGCCGTACAGCCGGCCTGGAAAACACCGTGGGACCAGCTGTGTGCCAGCCCCAAGTGCTGAGCCCAGAAGCCCCAGCACTGCCGAGCAGGTGACAGAGGGGCTCCTCCTTGGCACCCTGGCACTCGAGAGGAGCCGCTCCACCTCCGCCAGGCAGGTGGCATCAGGGCTGTCCTGTGGCGCTCTGGCGCTAGAGAccagcagccgctccagccACCTTGGGCCAGACCGGATCCGACACCACTCACGGTTAAAGCGTCGGGCGCAAAAACCATACAGCCGGCCTGGAAGACGCTGCTGA